Proteins co-encoded in one Rudaeicoccus suwonensis genomic window:
- a CDS encoding ABC transporter permease, translated as MEQAHQGAAGGLPSLDGPAPQESKSPTRIAMERLRKDKVAVACAVVIVLMILMGIFAPLLAGLEGQSPTTAHYNLVGADSLPTFYTNSQHWLGVTSSTGYDVFARLVYGIRPSLLIAVGASIGSTVIGVLLGLIGGYFGGWPDKVIVWIIDFTLSLPFLLLAIALVPVTENIILGGNSEPTDSQTQTFRIVAMLFVLIFLLWGGTARLIRGEVLSLREREFIQAARALGAPTNRIIFKEVLPNLLSIFLVNFTTAVPAYVSAEAGLSYLGVGISPPTADWGLDINEAQQQMQNFALPLLVPLVALLILVLALSLLGDAVSDAFNPNTRR; from the coding sequence GTGGAGCAGGCACACCAAGGGGCAGCCGGGGGGCTGCCGTCGCTCGACGGACCGGCTCCGCAGGAGAGCAAGTCGCCGACACGGATTGCCATGGAGCGGCTGCGCAAGGACAAGGTCGCCGTCGCCTGCGCCGTTGTGATCGTGCTGATGATCCTGATGGGTATCTTCGCCCCGTTGCTCGCGGGCCTCGAGGGTCAGTCGCCGACGACCGCGCACTACAACCTGGTGGGGGCAGACTCGCTGCCGACGTTCTACACCAACAGCCAGCACTGGCTAGGCGTCACGTCGTCGACCGGGTACGACGTCTTCGCCCGGTTGGTCTACGGCATCCGGCCGTCGTTGCTGATCGCCGTCGGTGCCAGCATCGGCTCGACTGTGATCGGGGTGCTGCTCGGCTTGATCGGTGGGTACTTCGGCGGCTGGCCGGACAAGGTGATCGTCTGGATCATCGACTTCACCCTGTCGCTGCCCTTCCTGCTGCTGGCCATCGCGCTGGTGCCGGTCACCGAGAACATCATCCTCGGCGGCAACTCCGAGCCCACGGACTCCCAGACGCAGACCTTCCGCATCGTCGCGATGCTCTTCGTGCTGATCTTCCTGTTGTGGGGTGGCACCGCCCGGCTCATCCGCGGCGAGGTGCTCTCGCTGCGCGAACGCGAGTTCATCCAGGCCGCGCGCGCTCTCGGGGCCCCGACCAACCGGATCATCTTCAAGGAGGTGCTGCCGAACCTGCTGAGCATCTTCCTGGTCAACTTCACCACGGCCGTGCCGGCCTACGTCAGCGCAGAAGCCGGCCTGTCCTACCTCGGTGTCGGCATCTCGCCGCCGACGGCTGACTGGGGCCTGGACATCAACGAGGCGCAGCAGCAGATGCAGAACTTCGCGCTGCCCTTGCTGGTGCCGTTGGTCGCTCTGCTGATCCTCGTGCTCGCGCTCAGCCTGCTCGGTGACGCGGTCTCCGACGCCTTCAACCCGAACACCCGACGCTGA
- a CDS encoding ABC transporter substrate-binding protein, which produces MRWTRIAAVTAVGAVSVSMAACGSGNPSKGGNNSAANSAAAQNSEAVVAPMNASLSGAAPAIPGAKSGGTLSVDDPTTPPTMDPSGIYYTDSSAYATLLYRGLTQYRYVNGKPQLVPDLATNLGTASPDGLTWTYTLKSGLKFSNGQPVTAADVVYAVKRSFAVDSVAKNGTQYQMEYLQGGSTYKGPFDQPNANFPGVTATGTNTVVFHLTKKWPSLPYFMSFPEVSPIPKASDTKATYQQHPVTTGPYMVKSYTIGSKMVLVKNPYWNPSTDPVRHQYPNQIDINFSVTPLTSQQRILANSGVGATTVNIAPIDSSLVTEVEGAKKDQFVDGPTGCVYYDNMDTRKIPFAVRKAIAIAWPYNQIRKAGSVSPLSFQPATTYGPLSLPGFKAYPPVNGAIGQGNGDPAKAKAMLAAAGDSNYKLSYYYINNQPNGIKANQAQKAGLEAAGFQVQDIGVSSQVYETDIANSSAPVNMLQGTPGWCYDWPTGDAVYPPLFNGKGITNGLSVGEFSNPAISAEIAQYQALPIAQAAPKWAALDQTLMTDYLPALPDNYALANFTFGDQVHGVQDALVVGMPVMTDLWVG; this is translated from the coding sequence ATGCGCTGGACCAGAATTGCGGCAGTGACCGCAGTGGGGGCTGTCTCGGTGTCCATGGCCGCCTGCGGCAGTGGCAACCCGTCGAAGGGTGGAAACAACTCGGCAGCGAACAGCGCCGCCGCCCAGAACTCGGAGGCGGTCGTCGCACCGATGAACGCGAGCCTGTCGGGTGCGGCGCCGGCCATTCCCGGGGCCAAGAGCGGCGGCACCCTCAGCGTCGACGACCCGACGACCCCGCCGACGATGGACCCGTCGGGCATCTACTACACCGACTCCAGCGCCTACGCGACGCTGCTGTACCGCGGCCTGACGCAGTACCGCTACGTCAACGGCAAGCCGCAGCTGGTGCCCGACCTCGCCACGAACCTCGGCACCGCGTCTCCCGACGGCCTGACCTGGACCTACACGCTGAAGTCCGGCCTGAAGTTCTCCAACGGCCAGCCGGTCACCGCGGCCGACGTGGTCTACGCGGTGAAGCGCTCCTTCGCCGTCGACAGCGTCGCCAAGAACGGCACGCAGTACCAGATGGAGTATCTGCAGGGCGGCTCGACCTACAAGGGTCCCTTCGACCAGCCGAACGCCAACTTCCCCGGTGTCACCGCGACAGGCACCAACACGGTGGTCTTCCACCTGACCAAGAAGTGGCCCTCGCTGCCCTACTTCATGAGCTTCCCGGAGGTCTCGCCGATCCCCAAGGCATCGGACACCAAGGCGACCTACCAGCAGCACCCGGTCACGACCGGCCCCTACATGGTCAAGTCGTACACCATCGGGTCGAAGATGGTGCTGGTCAAGAACCCGTACTGGAACCCGAGCACCGACCCGGTACGCCACCAGTACCCCAACCAGATTGACATCAACTTCTCGGTGACCCCGCTGACGTCGCAGCAGCGGATCCTCGCCAACAGCGGCGTCGGCGCCACGACGGTGAACATCGCGCCGATCGACTCGTCGTTGGTCACGGAGGTCGAGGGTGCCAAGAAGGACCAGTTCGTCGACGGCCCCACCGGCTGTGTGTACTACGACAACATGGACACCCGCAAGATCCCGTTCGCGGTCCGCAAGGCGATCGCCATCGCCTGGCCGTACAACCAGATCCGCAAGGCAGGCAGCGTCAGCCCGCTGTCCTTCCAGCCGGCCACGACCTACGGTCCGCTGTCGCTGCCCGGTTTCAAGGCCTACCCGCCGGTGAACGGCGCAATCGGTCAAGGGAACGGTGACCCGGCCAAGGCCAAGGCGATGCTGGCTGCGGCCGGTGACAGCAACTACAAGTTGTCGTACTACTACATCAACAACCAGCCCAACGGCATCAAAGCGAACCAGGCCCAGAAGGCTGGTCTTGAGGCAGCCGGCTTCCAGGTGCAGGACATCGGTGTCAGCAGTCAGGTCTACGAGACCGACATCGCCAACTCGTCCGCACCGGTGAACATGCTGCAGGGCACCCCCGGTTGGTGCTACGACTGGCCGACCGGTGACGCGGTCTACCCGCCGCTGTTCAACGGGAAGGGCATCACCAACGGTCTGTCGGTGGGCGAGTTCTCGAACCCGGCCATCAGCGCCGAGATCGCGCAGTACCAGGCGCTGCCGATCGCCCAGGCTGCACCGAAGTGGGCCGCGCTGGACCAGACGCTGATGACCGACTACCTGCCCGCGCTGCCGGACAACTACGCGTTGGCCAACTTCACCTTCGGTGACCAGGTCCACGGAGTGCAGGACGCGCTGGTCGTCGGTATGCCCGTGATGACCGACCTCTGGGTCGGCTGA